GATCGCACTCACGATGTACTCCGAAATTGTCTTGCCGAATGGTTCCTGCAAGAGAAAAGAGTGATGagaatgtttgttttgcgcGTGGCACACTTCCCACACTGCTTACCTCCGGCTGTCTCAGCTGCATGTACAGCTCGGCTAGGAAGAGAGTCGCGCCGCGCACCTTCACCTGCTCCTGCTTCATAAACTCCGGCAGCTCGCTGTTCTGGTGGTCCATCTtgagctgcagcagctcgcGCAGCATCAGATTGGGCGCCTTGTTGATGCTGTCCAGCAGCTGACAGAGGCGGGCACCCATGTAGCGGAAGTTCGATTCCCGGATCGACTGTTTTGAAGGCGTGGAAAgataatacacacacagagttatttcaaaatccaTTTATTCAGCCAGCGGGCAAACACTGGCTCTCACCTGATCGAAGATCGTCTCAATCGTGGTGCTCAGCACGTAATGATCCTGGTACAGATCGCCCAGCCTGTTTGGCAGCTTCTTCTTCACCTCGTCGAAGATGCCCGGATTGTCGAACAGCTCGGCAATCACCTCGGTCAGATAGTCCAGCGCTTCCGTCTGTCGGTACGAGATCTGCAAACAAGATTGAGATTCAATGAGTGAAACCACCGAagcaggatgatgatgatgatgctgatgacggGGATGTCTCACACCAGCGGGAGAGGGTGTTCCAACTTTTGATGAAGAAGGATAGCGCGCACGCGGGGAGGAAGTAATGAAGGAAGTGAAAATGAGAAGCCAAAGCATGGAAAGttacaaaagcaacaaaaaaaagctgtaaaattttcaaaagaaataataaacaaccgtacaatacaacaacaaacatgAACAATGAGAAAAAGTACTACAAGAAACAAGCTGAAACATAaaggcacaaaacaaacacctgTTAAAAGAAAAAGTTAGTAAAACATAAGTGCAAACAATACGATACATAGATAAAAAGCGAAAAtgcaaaaccacaaaacatACGAAGAGAAGCCCCAAGGGAAAACCAAGCCCCAGTTGCAAGCAAAGAAGAGAAAAccggaacaaaaacaaaacatcacacaaaatcaatgaaacaaacgaacaatCACAAACGTACAAATATACAGTGAAACGCGCAAGTACAACAGCTGTAGTGCGTCGTTTAGTATAAGGTGCCTCTATATTAATCTAGCAATACTGATGATGGTACGatgaaaaaagcaaatgaTGTGTAGCAATGGCAGCGAAAACAGAATGCGAGaagcgagacagagagagcgagagaaaaagcaATTGATAGAAGGATCGGGAATTCTACGTCCCCAGAAGCGGGGCCATTCCTTGCGTGCTCTCCCCTGCTTCCCCACGCCGCTGTTTAGATGATTTGCACGAGCGAAGAAAGGACGCGTTTCCGCTTCTACTGGATGGCACAATTCACGAACCAAGCGCTCCAAAAAGTGTTGTGGAATGTTTCGGGGGAAAATGGtgcgaacgcgcgcgcgcctggCTCTGGGGGGTgatgtggttgttgtggttcgAGATCCGGCCCCTACCTGTTCGAGATCTTCCTGCAAGTTCGAATCCCAGTTGGCCGCCATGCCGGCATTGTAACCTCCCGCCgggccaccaccgccaccctcCATATAgtcgtgatggtggtgatgatttccaccatactgctgctgctgctgctgctgctgctgctggtgcatctgatgatgctgatgatggtgctgctgctgatggtgatggtgttgctgctgctggcgggagcgatgatggtgctgctggccACCACCATTGTTGTACTTCCGGtgatcaccaccaccacccatcgcCATCGGATGGTTGTTGGAgtagccgccgccgccgccgccgtacggatactgctgatgctgctgctgatggtgcggctgatgatgatggtacccgtggtgctgctggccacggtgctgctgatgatgcatTGACTGCTGAtggtgcggctgctgctggtgatggtggtgctgatggtgatgattaAACTGCGCGCGTCGAAGGAGTCAGTGCAGTGCCGCATTCCAGGTTAGGGATAGAGTtttcaggtgtgtgtgtgtgtgcgtatttacACGAGTGCACAGATTGGAAGGTGTGTAGGAAGGGAACAAAGGTTGAGCGTgcatgttgttgttggtgccgTACAGGTAGAGGATGAGGCGGGTTGGTGTGTAGTACCGGCATCGCACAaagtttgggtttttttttgcaaagacGAAATCGAGAAGAGATTCGTATTAGTACATGGTGTAGTAGAGTGTATATAAATTGTTTTTACATACAGCATATTTAAATGCAACGAGTGCAAAgggttgtagtagtagtagtaataatagtagtagtagtagcaagACATTTATCGTTACATTCGGTAAGAGAACGAGACGGAGAGTGTAGACAATATATGTTTCCGGATGAATAATTTAAGTTATTAGGCAAAATGGACGTGGAAGAgaggaacaacaaaacattaccaaatttaaaaaaataaaagaaaaaatagagcatagagatagagacaaaagataaagaaaagaaataaagtacattaaaaaaaagaaataaactaaAGAAGGAGATACAAAAGGCTATACAGGGCATTTTACTTGATTTCGCAAGCTTAGCAACGTTAAACGCAACCGCAGCATTTGAAAGCACAAGCGCATCAGTTGTTTTCGGAACGTCATCCAGGCTTAGGACAACCTTCGCACTTGATATCGCAAGCGCGGTACACATTATCACAATACCAGTGTTGCGGATTCAAGGAAATATCCAATTACAAGCGTATAAACGGATTCAGGGCAATTGACAGATTGTACCAAAGTCTATGTAGGATACAGGTCAATGCATAGCTCGACCAAGTTATTCGGAGATTTTAGagagaaattcaaaaataagtTTACAcgtaaattgaaaatttgcaaaatcaagtaaaaccctgtaagaaaaagataaacaaTAACATAACAGAGCAGATacgagagcaaaaaaaaaaacaaaacgacaccaaagagagagagagagaaaggagtGATTGTGGGTCGAATTCAAACTAAGCTGTACAACAGCATGTCACTCAAATTGTAGTCAGCTGGCCCAGAACCTACTAAATCGAATCAGCAAATTTCCGGTTTCTAAAAGTCACCACTGTGCCGCAAATAAATAGGCATTCTGCTTCCAAGTGAAGCTCAACAAGCATTTCACAGCAGCGTAGCATCGTGCCACGCAAATTCAGCCCAAAAACAGTCCACCAAAACCAAATTTAAATCAAGCAGTCTCTTCGCAGCTTCTTCTGTTACATTTTTACACCTTCCCGAttgctgtttttttacttATAAAAAGCTAtcgcaacaaacaaaccaaaaaaactgaaattaaAGCCCATCCTTGTCCCCTAAAACGGAAAGAAACAATACACCCTTCAACCCAACAACCAAACCCCCCGAACATTGGAAGAGAAGAAACTCGAAACGTTCGTCTGcctgacacaaacacacacacacacacgcacccggGTCCCGTCGCAGCCGCCCACCCCAGACCTGAAGAAACTCACCTCCTTTCCATTATCACCGCCACCGTCCACGATCTGCATATTGCTTAACCGGTTCTGCACGGCCGACACGTCGGACCCGTTCGCCATCATCATGCCCCCGCCGTTGCTGTTGCCGGgcagctgctgatggtgcgCCATCGCACCGTAGTCGTAGCCGCCGCCACCGTCACCGCCACCGCCCGGTTCGACGCCACCCTGTGCCATCGCGAACCGCTGGTGCACCTGGGACGGTTGATGCATCGCCATCTGCGGCTGGGGATAGCCACcgcctccgccgccgccgccgccctggtgctggtggtggtaagaaggatgttgttgctgcggtAGCGGCTGCTGCTTAATCAACGGTACGAACTCTTTCGCATCCACCGACAGCTGGATGACGTCTAAAACgaaaaacataacaacaaaacattaacattCGATTGATCGCTGTGTTTGGGGACAGTTTAATGGTTTAACAGTTTGGAGACGTAGAGAGAGGAAGATAGTTGAAAACGATCGGTCGGTTGTTGCCTGCAGTGGGGCATCATCCATTTCCTTCTGCCAGCCCTATTGGCGGTAGATTTGAACTTGATTAACGTTAGTCGCATAAACACCACCATTCCTTTACTTACAAACACGCCGATTTTACACGCGTCACTGTTCAAGGTGCATCAAAGGTCACACATCCGGTACCACCGCGAGCCGGAATCAAAACACAACTAACGGCGAAACCCAAACCCACTTTCCTGTGTGCCTGTGCCTGTTACTGTgtctgtctgtatgtgtgttttgttcgcttttacccctgtgtgtgtgtgtgtgcagaagAAAAACGGCTGTCGAAAGTGCAACCACAGAGCGGAGACAACACCAATCATGCCAATGACCGCCCCAATACACCAAGCGATGTGGGGGAAAAGTGCAATTTCATCGTCATCAgtgcacccacacacacccgttGCCCGATTTTCCTCTCACGATTGCGATGTGGTGTGTGGTGACCGTGTGTGTACTGCTGCAATGGATTAAGGAAAACATTGAGGATTTGGGAGCTTGCGAAATTCGATCAAAACACAGCGCCAGATCCAGACCAGAGTGTGAAGAAGCAGCAACGAGCTCGAGACTTTCTCCTCAGGAaccaccacctcctccaccTGCTTTCTCACGATATGTCCGAcgtttgtgtgtcttttttcaCTGCCAATATCGGACCCCCTTCCTCCCTTCCTCTGCGGTTTCTATTTCAAGAAACCATTTTTTGGCACAATGTGCAATAAGGAAAAAAGGGAGGGAAGTGGGTAAGAATGCTGTTTATGGGGCGCATcgcacacaacaccaccatcaccccgTCCGTCAGGCCGAGCAAACGAGGAAGTGCGCTACGTTCACGGACGATGATTCATGGTGAGGTGAGCGCGATTAAGCGGAGAGATTGTAAGGAGCAGCAGCGCCAAAACTaaacacaaccaaacaaaaacagcaggaCGCGGCGGGGCAATTAATGGACGGCATTCCGAGCACGAACGAAGGCACGCACCCCGGGAggaagttgattttttgtacACTCTACCACTGTATTAGTGAAAGGGTTGTTTTCCGGTTATTAACTTTTCTAGGTAGTGTTTAGATTAGAAGATTTCTGATTGATTTTTGGTAAAATAGTGGTGACGGTTAAGTGCAGCTTGCATTGGGCACATGCAGCACAACGAACTTTCAaccaaaaatggcaaaaaatcgTCGAAATCTTCAGAGCACTGAAGTCTTGAAGAAATATATTAATACAGGgtcatttttaaatttatgtttcTTATAAATTTGGACCTAAAAATACAATATTGAATCAAATTCATATTATAGCCACAAAACCATTGCACTGTTTTCTGCGATGGATAATAGCATTACAGAGCTTTCACAAATCACTTTTGAATGTGCACAACATTGTTCATCGccttcaagatgtttttcaacagctgtcaaaaatgttttatttgcatcacaatacAGGGTTTAACAACTCGAATGTGCAAATCATAGCAGGATTTTCCATGTCAGTGTCGAATGTACgcgttgttattcaccgcgcgtaacatgttaatccacatcaatctgacatttcatttccctcacatttttttaatttcttcagcatgattttcaacacaactGGATTGATTTTCatgctggattgagtttgacagttctttgctatgtgttgaaaatcatgtgctAAAGccgaaattttattttgaatcaaataaactatttgacagctgttgaaaatcatcttgTGGGGGAAAACATCAAttatgacagctgttgaaaatcatcGTATAGTTGTcgaataattatgtgcacataCGAATATGgtttggaaaaccctgtaatgctgTTAACATTGGAACCTGTTATGGAAGCTGCTGCTATAACATTAGAAAATGGCATAATTCCGTGGAAAAAAATCAGTTTTGTGAAACTTACTGTCGAAAGTTCAAGAAAATTGATTGCAAGTCATGATTTTAGACATTTGTATGGCAACTTAAGAtgtgtttcatgttttatCTACTTCTTATCTGTTAAGCTCGATGGAAAACCACGTCGAAGCTTAACGTCGTTACTACGGTTCTAGGAAAACGCAGACTTATCTCATCCATCCAAAAGTTGTGTATTCggatcacacaaaaaaaaaatcacttcttacacatgattttcaacacgtctcaagctggaCTGAGTTTTTCAGTTATTTGTggtttgttgaaaatcatgtgcaaGAGTtgaattttttgtttgttttgtttctatatAGACCCTGTATTGTGTTTCGGTTGCAGATCTCATTTCTTCCCTAACCGCCGACGTTATTATCGCGGGTTGACATAAAGAGGACTAGGGTGGCATTCGTAACCACGAGTTATTAGCTTTCTAACCGCTTCCTATTGTTTGTTTCGATTTGTTCAGCCCCGATCAGCTGTTTCTGTATTGCCAGACAGCCTCTCTATATTTGGTTTCTGCCCTAGTTTTAGTAGGTGACAATGTTTGTACGTCCCCCACCACCATGTTGCTTTCTCTGGCAACCTCTAATGGTTTCATGTGATGATTCTTCAGAGAAGTGAGTCGTTGCACTGGTCCTGTACCACAAATGTGTGTCTATCATTGAGTATTTAAGGCAATGTTTTAGCGAACGATATCCAGGACAACAGGAGAAGCAGGCGGGTGGCCAAAGGACTATTGCTTTTTTCCCCATCAATGCATCACCAGCAGGCGTAGCCTACTTTTTGGGGAAGTTGCATGCACATGTCCCCCCTTATCTTTGTTTCTCTTCCTCATCCCGTCCGGTTAAATTGTCAACTTGGACCCTCCAATTCCTACatctacccacacacacacacacacacacacacacacatacgcgcgcgcacgcatacaagcacacacgcaccatcATCATTGTCAGTAGCACCAGACACCAGCGTGCTGCACGTATGCAGCGCAACcatccatttttcttttttcttcatgGCGACCATCTTTCTTTCTGCCTGTTCCGAAATCATTCTCATCTTTCTGGCAAATTCATTGGGGTTTGCTGCCGCCGCTACTCTATACCTTTTTCCATTTCACAGTTTCACACCGCAAAACATAGATTGGATGTGCTTGTGCACGGGGAAAGCTGCAAGAAAATAACAGTTTAAGGTTGCATTAGCCTACTACTACTCACTTCTCGGTAGACGCATCGCAGGGTAGTTGTTCTGTTGCGCCATCGTCCCGCTGGTTTCGTCGGGAGGTACACACTACTGTCCGGAAAATCGGTCTCTGGGGTTCCTTTTTGTACTTCGGCTTGCTCGCTTTTGAGTATGGAGTGTATTGGAACGTAAGGTATGcagtatatgtatgtgtgtgtgtgtgctctgttAGGCCACACTCGTTGAACTTCTGCCTTCTTTTCTCGCCCTTCAACTAACTCCCGTTGAGATGCACAAGGATTAACCTTAGATTGTGTATGCGTGTTGCTCTGTATGGGTGTATCCCCCCGTACAGGTTTGCTATATAGCATGCACAATGTATTTTCTGCCTTTTTACGTCGTTTCTCACGGGTCAccgttgggggggggggagttggaGGACGATTAAGACGATTCCACGCAACGAACTATTTCCTATCACAGCACAGAATGGAATTGATGCCTCTGAAAGCTTTTCActttatacactttttttctctgtAGAAATGAATAACCATAGAATTAACAACAGCCGGAACCATAAAAAGAGCCACCCGAGGACGACCCTAAAGGGATTGCGAGCGTATTTCGCGATTTGCGTATTGCGCACCGTGCGTtgtacgtgcgtgcgtgtgcccGTGTTTGTGTGACGGCAAAGGAGTGTGTTATTTATTCAAGCGCGATAGAGGTTCGGGTGATTCTCACTTCCGCCTCTAAGACCGCCTTCCCGTACGCGCTGTACCACACTGCACCACTGCACCACTCCTCCCTTTGCGATCAACAAACACCgacggggggtttttttttgcgctgtaCCACAGCTCTTTTCACGCCTCGGTCTACCGCGTGGCGAAGTAACGCGTGTCGCACAatctttacacacacacacactacccaCCAACACCAATTCGTGCGTGGCGCCTGCGAAGGGGGGGGAATTGATTTTTCACAGTGAGACAAACTTTTCTACGGGTAGACGGGATGGCTGGGTGTTCctctgcactgcactgcagtTTCTTCTTTCACCAAATTGCACAATTCTCGTTCGTTGCCCGGAGGTTGCTCTGCCTCTGACGTGCGTGATtgacttttctttttcctctctcGCTTCTTGACAATTTTTCATCGAACTGTTTCttcacacgcgcgcacacacacagcacacggccacatgcgcgcacacacaccaggTGCTGGCTTGACAGTTTGCCGTTCGCGTGAGCTGCCCGTACAACATGGCGAGGGTTTTTGACGTTCAAAATcgctgcatctcgctcattttctctatCCTGCCTTTACTCACctacagaagaagaagaagtttgcACTCGTTGTGTCATGCCAACTCTTTTGCGCCGTGCGGAGGTATGGAAAATGTACACAAACTCGGTGATTGATGTAAATTTGGGATGCATaattttgttgataatttgcTTCGAAATCGACTACAGTTTAGTGCAAATGATATTAATATTTATACGGGCAAGGGGCGTAGGATTTGGTGTGCAACGCATAGAATCGTCGTTCAAAACGGTCAAACTCCGGCAGCAGCGCGATAATGTGACCATGCAAAACATCCGACGACGGgtaagttttatgtttttatcctTGAATTTAAGCATTAGAACATCAAGGTGTGCTCTTCTCGCTCGATGAGTGTTGCTGCGTGTAGGAGTGGTACGGTAGATCATTTGCTCTCAAGCACCTTCCTGGCGCGGCACACAGCCGCAGTCTAATATGTTCCAGTTCGATTATCTTGCTGCCCTTTAGCAAGATGTAACATGTACGAGCAAGTGAGATGGCGGAGGGAATATATAAATATGGCACACACATGAAATATAGTACCGCGTGGGGCAATGAGGGTGGGGGAGGAGTGGTGGactgtgtttatttttaacccATTTAATTTTGCCCACCAACACAATCGCATACTAGCgcgagctttttggcggccaTCTTGAGCCCTCGCAAACCGTCGctcgaaacgtcaaaaaccctcGCAACGACTTACAAAAAGCGTCGCCAGCGAGGGAAAATCGCACCGATTTGGAGCGTTCGCGTGCTCGCGAAAACCGGTTTTTGCCGAAACGAAGCGTTTCGATGGGAGGGTTGAAAACTTGACGAAGCAAAAACGTATATCTTTGCTTTGTAATTTGAAATTGTGATCAAATACGGTTAACAAAAAATACGATAAATATGTTATCTTAATTCCCGCCAACAATTCGATTGTTGGTTTATGTTACAGACCCTATTTGACCGATTTTTGAACTAAATCATTTTCTAAATCACTGTGTTAAGCAAATTTTTTCAGtcggatttttttaaatcatttaaataatcattttttaaAGTAATCACAAGCGTAGAAGGAACTGGAAACAACGTTAAAGTAAGGCTAAAGTCACTAAATGTCCTACAATACCGAACAAATGTATTTCGCAATCATTACTTCTTAATGTTATTATATAAGCAGAGACTTAGGAGCTCATAcacaggttttttttaaatgaatgcAGAGCCTTGATTGCACTTCCTTTTtcgaaattaaaatcattcacACTTGAACTCTTtcgaatgcaaaaaaaaactaaacggCGCAGACCAGTTTATGAGCTAATAAATAATCTTGCTTTTGGGTTTCATTTTATTCGCCTTTGTTTATATACTGCACTGTTTCCAACAGAAGAACAATCTAATTCAATGGTTCCAGATTCAAAAAAACGTTCTAAGCCGGACAATCTCTCCTCTTAGCACGAGTCCTTAGCACTTCCGGAAAGGAATAATGCGCAACACCCGAGCGTAGGAAGAGACGCGCAGCATTTTactcctccctctctctcgcgTTTTACACTTACAAAGGGAAGGTACTGACTGTAAGAATGCTCCCCTCCCAACGGaggttgtttttaaaaattgcttcgtattgtttcccttttcctCCCCCAACTTCCTATTTTTTTCACCGCCTTTAAGTCGGTCGTCTGCTatcgaaaaacaacacaagaaACGGCCCTTTCGCCTATCTCGCCCGCCCGCATGATGATGGTGTGCCGGAAAATAAAAGGCGAGGAGTTGTTTAAGGAGACATCCCGCATAAGAGAGGGATAGGGAAAAGGCGGTTCGTCTGTAAGGTTTGCACACTTATTTGCTCGCTTTACTTCACCATAAAAATGGatgtgttgttggtggtgctggACTGGTAGTGGGGTTGTGTTGCGGGTgtgtggtttcttttttttacaaattagAAGTTGATCGGCTTGCCGAAACTGGCCGCCGTGTGTGCCTCTCGCAGGGCTTCGGCGCAGGTCGGGTGAGCGTGGCAGACGCGGGCAACGTCCTCGGCGGACGCACCGTACTCCATGGCAAGGACAGACTCGTTGATCAGCTCACCAGCGGCCTGGAATTCGAACACAAAAAGAAGCACAATTAGTTgagagtttctttttttgaatTATCCAAAATTGAAATGCTTAAGCACTTACCGGTCCAATGATATGCACGCCAAGCACGCGATCCGTCTGCTTGTCGGCCAGCACCTTCACGAAGCCGTCCGTGTCGTTGTTCGTCTTGGCGCGCGAGTTGGCCGCGAACGGGAACTTGCCGACGTTGTACGCGACACCTTCCGCCTTCAGCTCCTCCTCGTTCTTGCCGACCCAGGCCACCTCCGGGTGGGTGTACACCACGCTCGGCACGCAGTTGTAGTCGATGTGCACGTGCCCACCGAGCATGCCCTCCACGCACACGATACCCTCGTCCTCGGCCTTGTGCGC
This genomic interval from Anopheles merus strain MAF chromosome 3L, AmerM5.1, whole genome shotgun sequence contains the following:
- the LOC121598296 gene encoding polyadenylate-binding protein-interacting protein 1-like isoform X2, producing MAMHQPSQVHQRFAMAQGGVEPGGGGDGGGGYDYGAMAHHQQLPGNSNGGGMMMANGSDVSAVQNRLSNMQIVDGGGDNGKEISYRQTEALDYLTEVIAELFDNPGIFDEVKKKLPNRLGDLYQDHYVLSTTIETIFDQSIRESNFRYMGARLCQLLDSINKAPNLMLRELLQLKMDHQNSELPEFMKQEQVKVRGATLFLAELYMQLRQPEEPFGKTISEYIVSAIEILVAKKGPENLKCVCQCLKLCGFELDQDCPDKVDQIMKNLDQARSSVPSAAEKIIGSVIELRKIAWGRSEEISTPSAALPPMPVSVGAMGPGGPIGAGEYQNNPVFYGPDGQVLTEEESSFLETNVKNKAQAQQAFSGYDDDDEYGLVDPDDDPEVQQAFVEFLQSNPQNRQPQHPYRPDV
- the LOC121598296 gene encoding polyadenylate-binding protein-interacting protein 1-like isoform X1 encodes the protein MAQQNNYPAMRLPRNVIQLSVDAKEFVPLIKQQPLPQQQHPSYHHQHQGGGGGGGGGYPQPQMAMHQPSQVHQRFAMAQGGVEPGGGGDGGGGYDYGAMAHHQQLPGNSNGGGMMMANGSDVSAVQNRLSNMQIVDGGGDNGKEISYRQTEALDYLTEVIAELFDNPGIFDEVKKKLPNRLGDLYQDHYVLSTTIETIFDQSIRESNFRYMGARLCQLLDSINKAPNLMLRELLQLKMDHQNSELPEFMKQEQVKVRGATLFLAELYMQLRQPEEPFGKTISEYIVSAIEILVAKKGPENLKCVCQCLKLCGFELDQDCPDKVDQIMKNLDQARSSVPSAAEKIIGSVIELRKIAWGRSEEISTPSAALPPMPVSVGAMGPGGPIGAGEYQNNPVFYGPDGQVLTEEESSFLETNVKNKAQAQQAFSGYDDDDEYGLVDPDDDPEVQQAFVEFLQSNPQNRQPQHPYRPDV